CTTAGACTTCTCAGACCCTCAGGAGGCAAGGACATTTGTGACCGCAAGATAGCATCAATGAAGACTCATAAGACGGTACATCAATGAAAAACATGATGTCTTGACCGTTGAAGACATGAAAGAAGCGTCGGAGTCCCATGGAGGCATAGAGGACTGTAGAATTGCGGTGGCACAAACAGGTGAAGCAAACAAAGAGCAGTGCAAGGCAAACATGGGAAGGTGTCAAGTCATAGAACAATTTCTTGTTTGCAACTGATTGAGACATACTAGTACGAGTCTGGAGAGCCTTTGGTGTTGGGGTTGGAGAAGTGGTGAACTTTGCCACGGTACCACAGATACATGACCTTCCAACCCTGACACATCACCGTTTGGTACCCCACAGTCACAAACGAGTCACATCACAGCATCAGCAGTTGGTCAAAGTCAGTGTTGTTCTGCTGCCCTGAGCCAGGATATGTGACAGCCTTCAGCTCAGCCAAAAAGCTAGAAGACGTTGGAGAACACTTTAAAGAACTGGAGCGGGAGTCCAAcgttacatagtattacattgtacaacaaaacaagCAGTGGGCTCAAGCTGTGACTGCAATAGCTCatggctaggggtgggtaccagtacagaaaattcaggtccaggtccagaggatcaggtccaggtccagtcctgaacctgattcattatgtgagaacttgtgaatggacgatacgcaaaacaatggtccattttgctgaaaaaaaatctgtattgtgtagtattcgactcccattgGTGTTTTataaatcctacaaggctaactacctctgtacgagtgactgtaaaagttggtaaaattaCTATAGAGtgtactctgcttcgctcttgttataaccccgaaaacgtgtggatgcctgatcatataatcagttcatttttcaatcggtccaacatccggtccatcgatttttttcaggtccggtttttctggaccggtgcAATGAGGAAAACCGGTATTGTACCGGTATCCAGCCCTACTCATGGCCCTGGCCTATCCTCACAGTCACAAGGAGAAGAATCCGGAAAATGCGGCCAACGGATGTCAGACAAGATGAAAACTTAGGCCTATCTGACTGACATTTTCAATCGGGGGCTACGTCTGGGCAGAAAGCTGACGCTGTGCAAGTGGCCCACGAGATGTGCACAGCACGTTAGGGAATCTGATGGCAAGCGGTTGTTCCAGCCCAGCGAGTGGCACACAGCCAAGCAGATTACAAGCTATTTTACAAGACTTTCAGCAGCACAAAGACAACGAGAAAGCACAGAATCTGTGGTCACTCAGACATGGAAGCAATGGATGAGGAAAGCGAGTGGCATGCAGGCGCTGCGAAAGAAACTGTGTATACTTTAATTCTAAGTATTGACTACAGTCATCCTGTCATGTTTGAAGACATAAACTTGTGCAAACTGGCTAAAACCAAAGGTCTCAAATCAATAAAGCTAAAGCAACTGAAGTGCATAACAGATCATTTCCATCTACCCATTACAGGTTCTACGACAAGGAAAGTCATACAGGCATTAGAGAACATCCTATCCACATGTAGatgtgttgattttttttttgtaatttgacaaagttttgtaacatgatttTTACAACTGTGTAGAAACTCTGTACCAAACATGTGAATTTTTAGGCCTAGCCACAATTGTAATCTCTTACCCTTTGCAggtaaaaaaattacatcagaTCCAGCTTATTGTACTAGTCCAAGAAAACTGAAAGTGTGCATTTGTGAATATGCATTTCAGCAGTgagtttgtgtattttgcagaCTGTATGATCCCTTGTAATAGGGTTCTATATGTAGGTTTCTCATAGACTTAATGTTTCTAGTCTGTCCTTATGGTGATGAATAAATTAACAGTCAGGCATACTAACAAACCATTGGTATACTTTTACACATCGTATTTGGTAATAGCTAAAATTCTTTGTTAGGGTCATGTTTCTATGTTGTAGATTGCCTATCATAGTATGCGGTCATTCATGTGGCCTGCAGTGCAGTAAATAGTATGTGGAGTATActgataacccccatgtagatccTTTTAAATTATGTATCACATGGGGAAAGCACACTTTGTAAGGGACTTCTACTAATTGACGTCTTAGAGATACTTAGATGTGTAAAAGCAGCTTAATTTTATTTCACATATCCTTATATGCCCCATACAGAGCCCAAATGAATAGCAGTAATTAGTTATAGCTTCTTTTGACGGTTAAAAATTGTTCCTATACAGAGacacaaataaatgacataacTTACCCCATATTGACCACTTACAGAGCAACAAATGTGGGTAAAACCagcataattcattttcaagtagccttatatcccccatacagagccccaataattacttgcaattagttgaagcatttttgacaattaagcagtgatcctacacagggacaccaaAAAGTTGCCGTCCATTAGGCCATAGTGAGCAgttattacctgttttaacatagtcaaaaacctggaaaatccccataaagacccccgctcacggctcgtggtatacatggcccaattagacgacgcttgattttcaattagtagatattcctctctacagtaaaggtaaaaccattcatttaaattgctggttgtcggagaacaagccccttaaatatcacagaaattcagagagttgaaaatcgtgttttcattggttctgGTAACCCCCTGTAACGCCCTCTTGatttcaatacttcatcttcaaatttttgtcagtaaaacttaagaaaacatgaaatatgggaatataaaactttttgtcatatcttaatcagaagtatcagaatagccatcgcaatttcagtaattttcagtcatcaatagtttgattttggagggtctcagaggggggccacagaacgccataacgaaaaatagctggagggttttaatcatatggctgtccatagttccccatacctatcacacataaaaagtttgagttgatttggccgacccccatcttccgacctctgcctggttttctcctgcaatgactcttaaattGAATTGTTTTTTGTGAGTTTTGCACCAGTGAAATTTATGCTTTCTTTGCATGAAAATGATTATGATTTTTTGTGGTCTAATTTATGATAAGTATCAACCATAGTTTCAACATCCTACAAAAAGAGGATCCCAAAGAAAACCATAACATTCACATAGGACGTCTAGCGATcgattgttaaaaaaaaactccgtACCTTCTGTAGGTATAAATAATGCTATTCTTCAGTAATACATGACCTGTGACGACATAAcaaattttaagaaataaattgAATTTGTTCCTTTTTTCATAATAGTGCTGCCgtttcatctccaagcagatgttgtgaagTAAAGACGTCGGCCGATCCTTTACGTCGAGATAACAAATGTATCTTAACACCTAGCGGATACTGCTGGTACTACAGACATTAGGGGTTCAGTAGAACCCAATTTACAACTAACATATGTCCTATGTTGTATGTCTGCCTGAAAATTTATGCAGGCAGTTATAACCAAGGCCATATGATTTCTAACTCTAAATATCAGTCATCCTATGATTCCCAGAGGGTACCTAATGCATGAGGTTCAAGCCTTCAAGGGTAATATTAAAGATGGACATTAACATCAAGCAGGGGCGCAAATGTACAAGTCATCATAATTATACTTTCATTCAAGATTGTTTATCTTGTCTCCACAGAAGTTGTACTAGATATACGAGGATGACGTCAACAAGCAACATGCAGACTTTGGATAATGCCAGGAGAAAGGAAAAGAACGGTTTGCAATGTAGAAGGgaagagaaaccttacaagtgtgaagagtgcagcagcCAGTTCAGATGGCTGAgtgctctgaagactcacatgcgggctcacacaggggagaaaccctacagttgtgaggagtgcaatATGCAGTTCAGCCAAATGAGTGCcctgaagacccacatgcggactcacacaggggagaaaccgtaccagtgtgaggaatgcagtaTGCAGTTCAGTCAAATGAgtgctctgaagactcacatgcggactcacacaagGGAGAAACCCTATAGTTGTGAAGAGTGTAGTGTGCAGTTCAGTCATATGAGTGCTCTGAAGGgtcacatgcacactcacactgggaagaaACCATatatgtgtgaggagtgcagcaggcagttcagtcatcttggtaatctgaagagacacatgcggactcacacaggggagaaaccctacaagtgtgaggaatgcagcaggcagttcagtcagctgggtcatctgaagacccacatgcgaactcacacaggggagaaaccttacaagtgtgaagagtgcagcagacaattcagtgagctgggtcatctg
The sequence above is drawn from the Branchiostoma floridae strain S238N-H82 chromosome 17, Bfl_VNyyK, whole genome shotgun sequence genome and encodes:
- the LOC118404516 gene encoding zinc finger protein 525-like, which gives rise to MTSTSNMQTLDNARRKEKNGLQCRREEKPYKCEECSSQFRWLSALKTHMRAHTGEKPYSCEECNMQFSQMSALKTHMRTHTGEKPYQCEECSMQFSQMSALKTHMRTHTREKPYSCEECSVQFSHMSALKGHMHTHTGKKPYMCEECSRQFSHLGNLKRHMRTHTGEKPYKCEECSRQFSQLGHLKTHMRTHTGEKPYKCEECSRQFSELGHLKTHMRTHTGEKPYKCEECSRQFSELGVLKTHMRTHTGEKPYMCGECRRQFSQLSNLKKHMQTHTGKKRFKCDECSKQFSELYNLKTHMRTHTVKKS